The following proteins are encoded in a genomic region of Cryptomeria japonica chromosome 11, Sugi_1.0, whole genome shotgun sequence:
- the LOC131054332 gene encoding F-box/kelch-repeat protein At5g15710: MGRNAWYNLPEEVVEMVFAYLPISEVFKLRLVCKQWKSILTSKSFMELWTNLSPPNPWFLVYHSSDVLSAYDPCYSTWTNMPVYERCVLDSRQVLLMASAGGLLCFRNRNAEYPTLIVCNPLTKTHKVLPEMLHIRYIDIVGMVADKTTNSYKILVTGTSESSTDESITEVYDSRLGRWIYHCNSKQEFLQFWYEVHAIWLEGFFYCLAMPVTAAQGYRLLRYNMEARKWDDLDVKMPSHDIRCPSLLICRGRLLLAAKIVEDYSIRSICIWELKMDCLQWVRIDVMPGEVLSKIHLPYFLILQCQGNNNLICFSTHRGWQSLLYDLSDRSWRWLPENRADARFRAIGRNNLVGMPYEPSLAATV; encoded by the coding sequence ATGGGGAGGAACGCATGGTATAACCTGCCAGAGGAGGTAGTGGAGATGGTATTTGCATATCTGCCCATTTCCGAAGTGTTCAAATTGCGATTGGTTTGTAAACAGTGGAAATCCATTTTAACCTCTAAAAGCTTTATGGAACTATGGACAAATTTATCCCCACCAAACCCCTGGTTTCTGGTATACCACTCGTCGGACGTACTTTCGGCATATGATCCCTGTTATAGTACGTGGACTAACATGCCTGTTTACGAGCGGTGTGTGCTGGATTCGCGGCAGGTCCTATTGATGGCCTCCGCAGGGGGCTTACTCTGTTTTAGGAATCGAAATGCAGAATACCCAACCCTAATTGTCTGCAACCCCCTTACAAAAACCCACAAGGTATTGCCAGAAATGCTCCATATTCGTTATATTGATATCGTGGGCATGGTGGCTGACAAAACCACTAATTCCTACAAAATCCTTGTAACTGGGACCTCCGAGTCATCCACTGATGAGAGTATAACGGAAGTTTATGATTCCAGGCTTGGAAGATGGATTTATCATTGCAATTCCAAGCAAGAGTTTCTGCAGTTCTGGTACGAGGTCCATGCCATTTGGCTCGAAGGGTTCTTCTACTGTCTTGCAATGCCAGTGACTGCGGCGCAGGGGTACCGCCTGCTGAGATATAATATGGAAGCGAGGAAGTGGGATGATCTTGATGTGAAGATGCCATCCCATGATATACGGTGCCCATCCTTGCTCATCTGCAGGGGGCGGTTACTCCTTGCTGCGAAGATTGTGGAGGATTATTCCATCAGGAGCATCTGTATCTGGGAGCTTAAGATGGATTGCCTGCAATGGGTTAGGATAGATGTGATGCCCGGAGAGGTCCTGAGCAAAATTCATTTACCATACTTCCTTATTCTCCAATGCCAAGGTAATAACAATCTTATTTGCTTTAGCACTCACCGGGGGTGGCAGTCATTGTTATATGACTTGTCAGACCGCAGTTGGCGGTGGCTGCCGGAGAACAGGGCTGATGCCCGATTTCGAGCGATTGGACGAAACAACCTTGTTGGAATGCCTTATGAACCTAGCCTGGCTGCAACAGTTTAG